Proteins from a genomic interval of Callospermophilus lateralis isolate mCalLat2 chromosome 1, mCalLat2.hap1, whole genome shotgun sequence:
- the LOC143400167 gene encoding olfactory receptor 7A10-like, with protein sequence MEPGNDTQLLEFLLLGLAEDPQLQLLIFGLFLSMYLVTVLGNLLIILATISDSHLHTPMYFFLSNLSFVDICFTSTTIPKMLVNIQTQSKAITYAGCITQIHFFVLFAGLDIFLLTVMAYDRFVAICHPLHYMVIMNYRICGLLVLVSWVVSVLYALLQSLMMLRLSFCTDLEIPHFFCELNQVVHLACSDTFLNEVVIYFGALLLGGGPLTGILYSYCKIVSSIRAISSAQGKYKAFSTCASHLSVVSLFYGTSLGVYLSSAVTQNSRSTATASVMYTVVTPMLNPFIYSLRNKDIKSALRRLLGTTSRAESLASSIQSFDDFSFHRF encoded by the coding sequence ATGGAACCAGGGAATGATACTCAACTTTTAGAATTCCTTCTTCTGGGACTTGCAGAGGACCCACAACTGCAGCTCCTCATATTTGGCCTTTTCCTGTCCATGTACCTGGTCACTGTGCTGgggaacctgctcatcatcctggccACCATCTCAGACTCCCACCTGCACACGCCCATGTACTTCTTTCTCTCTAACTTATCCTTTGTGGACATCTGCTTCACCTCCACCACTATCCCCAAGATGCTGGTGAACATCCAGACCCAGAGCAAGGCCATTACCTACGCAGGTTGCATCACCCAGATTCACTTTTTTGTACTCTTTGCAGGATTGGACATTTTTCTGTTGACTGTGATGGCCTATGACCGGTTTGTGGCCATTTGTCACCCCttgcattacatggtcattatgaaCTACAGAATATGTGGATTGCTAGTTCTGGTGTCCTGGGTTGTTAGTGTCTTATATGCATTGTTACAAAGCTTAATGATGTTGCGACTGTCTTTCTGCACAGACTTGGAAATCCCCCACTTTTTCTGTGAACTTAACCAGGTGGTTCACCTTGCCTGCTCTGACACCTTTCTTAATGAGGTGGTGATATATTTTGGTGCTCTCTTGCTGGGAGGTGGCCCCCTCACTGGCATCCTTTACTCTTACTGCAAGATAGTGTCCTCCATCCGTGCAATCTCATCagctcagggaaagtacaaagccttctccacctgtgcaTCTCACCTCTCTGTGGTCTCCTTATTTTATGGCACAAGCCTAGGTGTGTACCTCAGTTCTGCTGTGACCCAAAACTCACGCTCTACTGCAACAGCCTCGGTGATGTACACTGTGGtcacccccatgctgaaccccttcatctacagTCTGAGGAACAAGGACATCAAGAGCGCTCTGAGAAGACTCT